One Cryobacterium psychrophilum DNA segment encodes these proteins:
- a CDS encoding GntR family transcriptional regulator: MNEGELVQTGGQVAYEILRARILSGELAAHATLREQALAQELGVSRTPVREALRRLDTAGLVEFVPNRGATVLAWSREQIRETYFVRASLESRAAGLAAARIEPVDLKLLSLLIERMEQFVLSTDDVGIATLARLNAQFHHTIVVAADSAQLLALTQSVVRVPLMASTFRAAGAQYRARSNHHHRDILTALESGDCVWAEVAMRAHILAARNMVTNDTESSQAVATRPEPELAEAARFTT; encoded by the coding sequence ATGAACGAGGGTGAATTGGTACAAACCGGTGGTCAGGTCGCATACGAGATCCTGCGGGCGCGGATTCTCTCTGGCGAACTTGCCGCACACGCGACGCTGCGCGAACAGGCGCTGGCCCAAGAACTCGGCGTGAGCCGCACTCCCGTGCGGGAGGCGCTTCGGCGGCTCGACACGGCGGGACTGGTGGAGTTCGTGCCCAACCGGGGGGCCACCGTGCTTGCCTGGTCGCGCGAGCAGATACGGGAGACGTACTTCGTGCGGGCCTCGCTGGAGAGCCGCGCCGCGGGCCTCGCTGCCGCACGCATCGAGCCGGTCGACCTGAAGCTCCTGTCCCTGCTCATTGAGCGGATGGAACAGTTCGTACTCTCGACTGACGACGTGGGCATAGCGACGCTGGCCCGCCTCAACGCCCAGTTCCATCACACGATCGTCGTCGCCGCCGACAGCGCACAGCTGCTGGCCCTCACCCAATCGGTGGTTCGCGTGCCCCTGATGGCGAGCACGTTTCGCGCCGCTGGTGCCCAGTACCGGGCGCGGAGCAACCACCATCACCGCGATATCCTGACGGCGCTAGAGTCAGGGGACTGCGTGTGGGCCGAAGTTGCCATGCGCGCGCACATTTTGGCCGCGCGCAACATGGTGACGAACGACACCGAGTCGAGCCAGGCCGTCGCGACCAGGCCCGAACCCGAGTTGGCCGAAGCGGCGCGATTCACGACGTGA
- a CDS encoding pyridoxal phosphate-dependent aminotransferase, whose translation MKHELQRISTRIGSIAESATLKVDGRAKALQAAGRPVISFAAGEPDFVTPAHIVEAALAAVHDPKNYRYTPAAGLPDLREAVAAKTLRDSGLSVSPSQVVVTNGGKQAVYQAFATLLDPGDEVIVPTPYWTTYPEAIRLAGGVPVNVFAGSDQGYLVTVEQLEAARTPRTKVLLFVSPSNPTGAVYSPEQTKAIGDWAEENGLWVISDEIYQNLVYDGMRAVSIVEAVPALADRTILVNGVAKTYAMTGWRVGWMVGPADAMKAAGNLQSHLSSNVSNISQRAAIAALNGPQDAAREMHSAFDRRRQLVVAELNKIEGILTPTPQGAFYVYPDVTGLLGREWAGVTPTSSLELADLILDKAEVAVVPGEAFGPSGFLRLSYALGDAALLEGVQRLQRLFA comes from the coding sequence GTGAAACACGAACTCCAGCGGATTTCCACCCGGATCGGCTCCATTGCGGAGTCGGCGACCCTCAAGGTTGACGGGAGGGCGAAGGCATTGCAGGCCGCCGGGCGACCGGTGATCAGCTTCGCAGCCGGGGAGCCGGACTTTGTCACCCCCGCACACATCGTGGAAGCGGCCCTCGCGGCCGTGCACGATCCCAAGAACTACCGCTACACCCCGGCGGCCGGACTGCCGGACCTGCGCGAAGCCGTTGCGGCAAAGACCCTGCGTGACAGCGGGCTCTCCGTTTCACCGAGCCAGGTGGTCGTCACCAACGGCGGCAAGCAGGCCGTGTACCAGGCCTTCGCCACACTGCTCGATCCGGGCGACGAAGTGATCGTTCCCACGCCGTACTGGACCACCTATCCCGAGGCGATCCGGCTCGCCGGCGGTGTCCCCGTCAACGTCTTCGCTGGCAGCGACCAGGGCTACCTCGTCACCGTGGAACAGCTTGAGGCCGCACGAACCCCACGCACCAAGGTGCTGCTGTTCGTCTCGCCCTCCAATCCCACCGGTGCCGTGTATTCGCCGGAGCAGACCAAGGCCATCGGTGACTGGGCCGAGGAGAACGGCCTCTGGGTCATCTCCGATGAGATCTACCAGAACCTCGTCTACGACGGTATGCGCGCGGTCTCCATTGTCGAGGCCGTTCCCGCCCTCGCCGACCGAACCATCCTCGTGAACGGCGTGGCCAAGACCTACGCCATGACCGGGTGGCGCGTGGGCTGGATGGTCGGCCCCGCCGACGCCATGAAGGCGGCCGGCAACCTGCAGTCCCACCTGTCATCCAACGTGTCGAACATCTCGCAGCGCGCCGCCATTGCGGCCCTCAACGGTCCGCAGGACGCCGCCCGTGAGATGCACAGCGCATTCGACCGGCGCCGCCAGCTCGTCGTCGCCGAACTCAACAAGATCGAGGGCATCCTGACGCCCACTCCGCAGGGCGCGTTCTATGTCTACCCCGATGTGACCGGCCTGCTCGGCCGCGAGTGGGCCGGCGTCACGCCCACCTCGTCGCTCGAGCTCGCTGACCTCATCCTCGATAAGGCGGAGGTGGCCGTCGTGCCAGGGGAGGCCTTCGGCCCGAGCGGCTTCCTGCGCCTGTCCTATGCGCTCGGCGACGCCGCCCTGCTCGAGGGCGTACAGCGCCTGCAGCGCCTCTTCGCCTAA
- a CDS encoding ATP-binding cassette domain-containing protein: protein MPSSRGTLRHAAAHPVATVALVVLATMVIVAAAGPLLAAGRAPDDQFLRLAQGTREAVVGGVTATLVTLFIGTVCGLLAGTHSGRFDAIAGWMAYLTASVPAFIFLVVVVVVSDSSDGLNGAMLMVGVLATIPLFLLVRSAVRAVRASSPGEQTRGRWGLTTVGLLVRSVLPALRSRLIGLSLLVLAVMVTFRTYLGFLGPVDPVSPTWGAMLRNSLQHSSTGTMSDWSPLALLLLTAGAAAGLGFSMLPTPTNDPALTLPAGSSEDCRVPAPSGPGTSEEPLPSTWFRSSALLDVRGLRIAVAPDTPEIVSGVSLTIAAGQIVGLLGGSDSGALEIALAASGLLAPATRITGGSILFNGVELVGLSERDATRLRGTNISYIPRAPAESLDGAFSIGDHLQAPLRKTLGLSRAASKRRSLELLDKVGFTDPRATFRLFPDDLTPLMAQRVLIAGAISCDPALLVADNPTLALDPVDVIAVIDLLHKLQDELAFTLMIVTESVTVLAASCRHVAVVQAGTIVEHASVPDLLASPQHDYTRRLVATAGSAGPAWFPVTS from the coding sequence ATGCCGTCATCTCGGGGCACTCTGCGTCATGCTGCGGCGCATCCGGTTGCCACCGTGGCACTGGTTGTGCTGGCGACCATGGTCATCGTGGCCGCGGCTGGGCCACTGCTCGCCGCAGGGCGGGCGCCTGACGACCAATTCCTACGATTGGCCCAGGGCACCCGCGAGGCCGTCGTCGGCGGTGTCACCGCCACCCTCGTTACCCTCTTCATTGGCACCGTGTGCGGCCTGCTTGCCGGGACGCACTCGGGACGGTTCGATGCCATCGCCGGCTGGATGGCGTATCTGACAGCCTCCGTGCCTGCCTTTATTTTTCTCGTGGTCGTGGTCGTGGTGTCGGACTCGAGCGATGGCCTCAACGGCGCAATGCTCATGGTCGGAGTGCTCGCGACGATCCCGTTATTCCTGCTTGTCCGCAGCGCGGTACGCGCCGTGCGAGCCTCTTCGCCGGGTGAACAAACGCGTGGCCGATGGGGCCTGACCACCGTGGGGCTCCTCGTGCGGTCTGTGCTTCCGGCGCTTCGCTCTCGGCTCATCGGACTGTCGTTACTTGTTCTGGCCGTCATGGTGACGTTCCGCACCTATCTCGGTTTTCTGGGGCCGGTCGATCCGGTCAGCCCCACGTGGGGCGCGATGCTGCGCAACTCCCTGCAGCACTCATCCACCGGAACCATGTCCGACTGGTCGCCCCTCGCGCTCCTGCTCCTGACGGCGGGGGCCGCCGCCGGGCTGGGATTTTCCATGCTTCCGACACCGACTAACGATCCGGCGCTGACGCTCCCTGCAGGATCCTCCGAGGACTGCCGCGTGCCGGCTCCGTCCGGTCCGGGGACATCCGAAGAACCTCTTCCGTCGACATGGTTTCGGTCATCTGCTCTTCTCGACGTTCGGGGACTTCGCATCGCGGTGGCGCCTGACACTCCTGAAATCGTGTCGGGGGTGTCCCTGACCATCGCCGCGGGACAGATCGTGGGACTCCTCGGGGGATCCGACTCCGGCGCCCTTGAGATCGCCCTCGCCGCGAGCGGCCTCCTGGCCCCGGCGACGCGCATTACCGGCGGGTCGATCCTGTTCAATGGTGTCGAGCTCGTTGGCCTGTCCGAGCGCGACGCAACGCGGCTGCGGGGCACGAACATCTCCTACATTCCACGCGCGCCCGCCGAAAGCCTCGACGGGGCATTCAGCATTGGTGACCACCTGCAGGCCCCGCTCCGAAAGACGCTTGGCCTCTCCCGAGCCGCATCCAAGCGACGGTCGTTGGAACTGCTTGACAAGGTGGGCTTCACCGATCCGAGAGCCACCTTCAGGCTCTTCCCGGATGACCTCACCCCGCTCATGGCACAACGGGTGTTGATCGCCGGCGCCATTTCGTGCGATCCGGCACTCCTGGTCGCCGACAACCCCACACTGGCACTGGACCCGGTCGACGTCATCGCGGTCATCGACCTCCTGCACAAGCTTCAGGATGAACTCGCGTTCACCCTGATGATCGTGACCGAGAGCGTCACGGTGCTCGCGGCAAGCTGCCGGCACGTGGCCGTCGTGCAGGCGGGAACGATCGTGGAGCATGCATCCGTGCCGGATCTGCTCGCGTCACCGCAGCACGACTACACTCGACGCCTGGTAGCCACAGCCGGGAGTGCCGGCCCTGCCTGGTTCCCGGTCACGTCGTGA
- the nusG gene encoding transcription termination/antitermination protein NusG — protein sequence MTETKHDDVDWATAAEQSGDDDEAQEGNTLAAEENSVEAAEHAALHVIDENDDVEVNLDAALDALADSSDPEADVIVDDALDIDSVGEADASVAAVEGEGEIVTEEASEEAPAEVDPYDAFRKELRFLPGKWYVIHSYAGFERRVKSNIENRKQSMAMEDFIYQVEVPMEDVVEIKNGQRKMVTRVRIPGYVLVRMDLDEDSWSVVRHTPGVTGFVGNAHNPTPLRFEEAFGMLKGLVEIQEAPAAKGKAHSGKSPQRVVAAEVDYEIGETITIKEGSFAGLPGSISEIKPESGKLIVLVSLFERETPVELSFDQVTKL from the coding sequence GTGACTGAGACGAAGCATGACGATGTCGACTGGGCCACTGCCGCCGAGCAGTCCGGCGACGACGATGAGGCACAAGAGGGCAACACCCTCGCCGCCGAAGAGAATTCGGTAGAGGCCGCCGAGCACGCTGCCCTGCACGTCATCGACGAGAACGACGACGTCGAGGTCAACCTCGATGCAGCCCTCGACGCGCTTGCCGATTCGTCCGATCCCGAAGCCGACGTAATCGTCGACGACGCGCTCGACATCGATTCTGTTGGTGAAGCGGATGCCTCGGTTGCGGCCGTCGAGGGCGAAGGAGAGATTGTCACCGAGGAGGCTTCCGAGGAAGCCCCCGCAGAGGTCGACCCGTACGATGCGTTCCGCAAGGAGCTGCGCTTCCTGCCCGGCAAGTGGTACGTCATCCACTCCTACGCCGGCTTCGAGCGTCGCGTGAAGTCGAACATCGAGAACCGCAAGCAGTCCATGGCCATGGAAGATTTCATCTACCAGGTCGAGGTTCCGATGGAAGATGTCGTCGAGATTAAGAATGGCCAGCGCAAGATGGTCACTCGAGTCCGCATCCCGGGCTACGTGCTCGTGCGCATGGACCTCGACGAGGACAGCTGGTCGGTTGTTCGCCACACGCCCGGTGTCACGGGCTTCGTGGGTAACGCCCACAACCCCACCCCCCTGCGTTTCGAGGAGGCTTTCGGCATGCTCAAGGGTCTCGTCGAGATTCAGGAAGCACCTGCTGCAAAGGGCAAGGCGCACAGCGGCAAGTCCCCGCAGCGCGTCGTCGCTGCCGAGGTCGACTACGAAATCGGCGAGACGATCACCATCAAGGAAGGTTCGTTCGCGGGCCTGCCCGGTTCCATCAGCGAGATCAAGCCAGAGAGCGGCAAGCTCATTGTGCTCGTGTCCCTCTTCGAGCGCGAGACCCCGGTCGAGCTCAGCTTCGATCAGGTCACCAAGCTCTAG
- the secE gene encoding preprotein translocase subunit SecE — MARKVVDEPGEEVVANARMARESKRGPFARLSLFFRQVIAELRKVVTPTRKELLSYTGVVLVFVVIMMVIVSAFDWVFAFVVTYMFGTP, encoded by the coding sequence GTGGCCCGAAAAGTTGTCGACGAACCCGGTGAGGAAGTTGTCGCGAACGCAAGAATGGCCCGCGAATCCAAACGCGGTCCCTTCGCTCGGTTGTCCCTGTTCTTCCGACAGGTCATCGCCGAACTCCGCAAGGTCGTCACGCCGACCCGTAAGGAGCTGCTCAGCTACACCGGTGTCGTACTCGTTTTCGTCGTGATCATGATGGTTATCGTTTCCGCGTTCGACTGGGTGTTCGCCTTCGTGGTCACCTACATGTTCGGCACGCCGTAA
- a CDS encoding helix-turn-helix domain-containing protein — protein sequence MVISGPVTLPPLIEEESEFDALILGRRIRELRAERRMTLDALAAAIDRAPSQVSMIENGKREPRLSMLRTIATALGTTVDDLMKTDAPSERAALEISVERAQRGPVFEALGLPRIRVSKGQSDETLQTILSLHNEIGRLHRERAATPEQARRANAELRAIMRQQDNYFPELEALALELLGAVGHSGGPVSQQLVADMATHLGYSLHYVHDLPHSTRSVTDKLNGRIYLPTERSASGDSRPPILQAFASHLCGHEEPENYADFLRQRVETNYLTAAILLPERDAVRMLTEAKSLRRISMEDLRDAFSVSYETAAHRFTNLATARLDIPVHFMKVHESGTIIKAYENDSVRFPSDALGAVEGATVCRTWTARTVFDVADRFSAFYQYTDMPAGTFWCTSRIEKAKEGEYSVSVGVPFSEVKWFRGRETPNRSVSKCPDESCCRMPPRNLADRWAANSWPAARTPTSLLAALPSGTFPGVDQTEVYQFLETHSPKEHATA from the coding sequence ATGGTCATTTCCGGTCCCGTCACCCTTCCCCCGCTCATCGAGGAGGAATCCGAGTTCGACGCCCTCATTTTGGGACGCCGCATCCGTGAACTGCGCGCTGAGCGAAGAATGACCCTCGACGCGTTGGCCGCGGCGATCGACCGGGCGCCCTCCCAGGTGTCAATGATCGAGAACGGCAAACGCGAGCCGCGCCTCTCCATGCTGCGCACGATCGCCACCGCCCTCGGCACGACCGTTGATGACCTCATGAAAACGGATGCGCCGTCCGAGCGCGCCGCACTCGAAATTTCGGTCGAGCGCGCCCAGCGGGGGCCCGTGTTCGAAGCCCTCGGGCTGCCCCGCATCCGGGTGTCAAAGGGTCAGAGCGATGAAACCCTGCAAACGATCCTCAGCCTGCACAATGAGATCGGCCGCCTGCACCGGGAACGCGCGGCGACGCCCGAGCAGGCTAGGCGAGCCAACGCGGAGCTGCGGGCGATCATGCGCCAGCAAGACAATTACTTTCCGGAGCTCGAGGCCCTCGCCCTCGAATTGCTCGGCGCGGTTGGCCATTCCGGCGGACCAGTCTCGCAGCAGCTGGTCGCCGACATGGCCACGCACCTCGGTTACTCCCTGCATTACGTGCACGATCTCCCGCATTCAACCCGGTCGGTGACCGACAAGCTCAACGGGCGCATCTATCTGCCCACCGAACGATCCGCATCCGGCGACTCCCGCCCGCCCATCCTGCAGGCCTTTGCGAGTCACCTGTGCGGCCATGAGGAACCAGAAAATTATGCGGATTTTCTGCGCCAGCGCGTCGAAACGAATTACCTGACCGCGGCCATCCTGCTGCCGGAACGCGACGCGGTGCGCATGCTGACCGAGGCCAAGTCGCTGCGCCGCATCTCCATGGAAGACCTGCGCGATGCCTTCTCGGTGTCGTATGAAACCGCCGCGCACCGATTCACGAACCTCGCCACGGCACGCCTCGACATCCCCGTGCACTTCATGAAGGTGCACGAGTCCGGCACGATCATCAAGGCCTATGAGAACGACTCCGTACGCTTCCCGAGCGACGCCCTCGGCGCGGTGGAGGGCGCGACGGTGTGCCGCACATGGACGGCGCGAACCGTGTTCGACGTGGCAGACCGCTTCAGTGCGTTCTACCAGTACACCGACATGCCTGCCGGAACCTTCTGGTGCACCTCGCGCATCGAGAAGGCGAAGGAGGGTGAGTATTCGGTGAGCGTTGGGGTGCCGTTCAGCGAGGTGAAGTGGTTCAGGGGCCGCGAGACCCCCAACCGTTCCGTATCGAAGTGCCCCGATGAGTCCTGCTGCCGGATGCCTCCCCGCAACCTCGCCGACCGGTGGGCGGCGAATTCCTGGCCGGCCGCACGCACGCCGACAAGCCTTCTGGCAGCGCTGCCCTCCGGAACGTTCCCCGGCGTCGACCAGACCGAGGTCTACCAGTTTCTCGAGACCCACTCCCCGAAGGAACATGCGACCGCCTGA
- a CDS encoding ABC transporter permease subunit, with protein sequence MTAAETQQGRQIYSAGPLPRRVWLPALSVMVIGTIVVVAREAAPLGAGGDWLVPRMPVVMAIALVSTAFAALLGITAGALAAHHGRKVDRALSVVLLAGHIVPAVWVAMAVSPRLVGLASPLPSVEYVAIGESLPGWLASISVPLIALALGSAAAIARQIAATSRDLLQSDLVRTLRSRGLPRAYILRVHVLRRCVLAPAQLLGLHFLGLVGATLVMDAVVVQRGGSFASTTLSSSSVVITLAVFVAAAIAVVAVGPLRGAWMAIVRARERAA encoded by the coding sequence ATGACAGCCGCCGAGACGCAACAGGGTCGCCAGATTTACAGCGCTGGCCCCCTCCCCCGTCGAGTGTGGCTTCCCGCCCTCAGCGTGATGGTGATCGGCACGATCGTGGTCGTGGCACGCGAGGCGGCTCCGCTCGGTGCCGGCGGGGATTGGCTTGTGCCAAGGATGCCTGTCGTCATGGCCATTGCACTCGTGTCGACGGCCTTTGCGGCCCTGCTCGGGATAACGGCCGGTGCACTCGCTGCGCACCACGGCCGAAAGGTGGACAGAGCTCTGTCGGTTGTCCTTCTCGCCGGGCACATCGTCCCCGCAGTGTGGGTTGCCATGGCTGTCTCTCCCCGGCTCGTAGGGCTTGCCTCCCCCCTTCCCTCCGTCGAGTACGTTGCCATCGGCGAGTCCCTCCCCGGCTGGTTGGCGTCGATCAGCGTGCCACTCATCGCACTGGCCCTGGGGTCAGCGGCCGCTATCGCCAGGCAGATCGCCGCCACCTCGCGCGATCTGCTTCAGTCTGACCTCGTGCGCACTCTGCGCAGCCGGGGTTTGCCGCGCGCGTATATTCTCCGCGTGCACGTCTTGCGCCGCTGCGTTCTGGCCCCTGCCCAACTGCTCGGCCTGCACTTCCTGGGGCTGGTCGGCGCCACGCTCGTGATGGATGCCGTCGTTGTGCAACGGGGCGGATCGTTCGCTTCGACCACTCTCAGCTCCTCCTCCGTCGTGATCACCCTCGCCGTGTTTGTCGCAGCCGCCATTGCCGTTGTGGCGGTCGGCCCGCTGCGGGGCGCTTGGATGGCAATCGTGCGCGCGCGGGAGCGTGCCGCATGA
- the rplA gene encoding 50S ribosomal protein L1 encodes MATKSKAYRASAEKIGADTFYTPAAAVALAKETGSSKFNSTVEVALRLGVDPRKADQMVRGTVILPHGTGRTARVIVFATGPAAEAAIAAGADEVGGDELIEKVAAGYTSFDSAVSTPELMGKVGRLGKVLGPRGLMPNPKTGTVTPDVAKAVSDIKGGKIAFRVDKHANVHFVVGKASFSVEELNENIEAALEEVVRLKPSSAKGRYITKGVVSTTFGPAIQLDVNAF; translated from the coding sequence ATGGCAACTAAGTCAAAGGCATACCGCGCCTCTGCCGAGAAAATCGGCGCAGACACGTTTTACACGCCGGCCGCAGCCGTCGCTCTCGCCAAGGAGACCGGCTCGTCCAAGTTCAACTCCACCGTTGAGGTCGCCCTCCGCCTCGGAGTAGACCCCCGCAAGGCCGACCAGATGGTTCGCGGTACCGTGATTCTTCCTCACGGCACCGGACGCACCGCTCGCGTCATCGTCTTCGCAACGGGCCCCGCGGCCGAGGCGGCTATCGCTGCCGGCGCCGACGAGGTTGGTGGCGACGAGCTCATCGAGAAGGTAGCGGCCGGTTACACCTCGTTCGACTCCGCTGTATCCACCCCGGAGCTCATGGGTAAGGTCGGACGCCTCGGAAAGGTACTCGGCCCGCGTGGCCTCATGCCGAACCCGAAGACCGGCACCGTGACGCCCGACGTCGCGAAGGCTGTTTCCGATATTAAGGGTGGAAAGATCGCCTTCCGCGTTGATAAGCACGCCAACGTACACTTCGTTGTCGGCAAGGCGAGCTTCTCTGTTGAGGAGCTCAACGAGAACATCGAAGCCGCCCTCGAAGAGGTCGTTCGTCTCAAGCCCAGCTCTGCCAAAGGCCGCTACATCACGAAGGGCGTCGTTTCGACCACTTTCGGCCCCGCCATCCAGCTCGATGTGAACGCGTTCTAA
- the rplK gene encoding 50S ribosomal protein L11, giving the protein MAPKKKVTGLIKLQIKAGAANPAPPIGPALGQHGVNIMEFCKAYNAATEAQRGNVIPVEITVYDDRSFTFILKTPPAAELIKKAAGVAKGSGTPHTVKVAKLTQAQIREIAETKMADLNANDMEAAAKIIAGTARSMGVTVEA; this is encoded by the coding sequence ATGGCACCGAAGAAGAAGGTTACAGGTCTGATCAAACTTCAGATCAAGGCCGGCGCCGCTAACCCCGCACCGCCCATCGGGCCGGCACTGGGTCAGCACGGCGTCAACATCATGGAATTCTGCAAGGCCTACAACGCTGCAACAGAAGCCCAGCGCGGAAACGTCATCCCGGTTGAGATCACCGTGTACGACGACCGTTCATTCACGTTCATTTTGAAGACCCCGCCCGCAGCGGAGCTCATCAAGAAGGCGGCCGGAGTTGCCAAGGGCAGCGGAACCCCGCACACCGTCAAGGTCGCCAAGCTCACGCAGGCACAGATCCGCGAAATCGCCGAGACGAAGATGGCTGACCTCAACGCCAATGACATGGAAGCCGCCGCGAAGATCATTGCCGGCACGGCTCGCTCCATGGGCGTCACGGTCGAGGCCTAA
- a CDS encoding gamma-aminobutyraldehyde dehydrogenase, protein MATRELHNFVNGDYAESTATDQLDIINPATEDIYATTPVSTEADVATAYRAAATAFETWGDTTPGERQHALLKFANALEGRSEELADVESENTGKPRPGLVGEEVDMMIDQLRFFAGAARLLEGKSAGEYMKDHTSFVRREPIGVVGQVTPWNYPMMMAMWKIAPALAAGNTIVLKPSDTTPVSTLLLAEIASEFLPAGTFNVVTGNRDTGRSLVTNRTPQLVSITGSVRAGMEVAGAAALDLKRVHLELGGKAPAIVFNDADIASAVEGIVGAAFYNGGQDCTAATRVLVQEGIHDEFMAALAAHAKDNARTGAPRDEGILYGALSSADQLGRVQGVIDRLPDHATLELGGRRQGTRGYFHEATIVSNLLQTDEAVQNEIFGPVITAQKFTDEAQALTWANDVQYGLASSVWTSNHGTAMRMSKNLDFGCVWINTHIPLVAEMPHGGFKHSGYGKDLSMYGLEDYTRIKHVMSYIG, encoded by the coding sequence ATGGCCACTCGTGAACTCCACAACTTCGTAAACGGCGACTACGCGGAGTCGACCGCGACCGATCAACTCGACATCATCAACCCGGCCACCGAAGACATCTACGCGACGACACCAGTTTCCACCGAAGCGGATGTCGCGACGGCGTATCGTGCGGCGGCCACCGCCTTTGAGACCTGGGGAGACACCACCCCAGGGGAACGCCAGCACGCGCTGCTTAAGTTCGCCAATGCCCTTGAGGGACGTTCCGAGGAACTGGCCGACGTGGAGAGCGAAAACACCGGCAAACCGCGCCCCGGCCTCGTAGGCGAAGAGGTCGACATGATGATCGATCAGTTGCGCTTCTTTGCCGGCGCCGCCAGGCTGCTTGAAGGCAAATCGGCCGGGGAGTATATGAAGGATCACACCTCGTTCGTGCGCCGCGAGCCGATTGGTGTCGTCGGCCAGGTGACCCCGTGGAATTACCCGATGATGATGGCGATGTGGAAGATCGCCCCCGCCCTCGCCGCCGGCAACACCATCGTGCTCAAGCCCTCGGACACCACACCGGTCTCGACGCTCCTCCTCGCCGAGATCGCCTCCGAGTTTCTGCCGGCGGGCACGTTCAACGTCGTCACGGGCAACCGCGATACCGGGCGCTCGCTCGTGACAAACCGCACCCCCCAGCTGGTGTCCATCACCGGCTCGGTGCGGGCCGGGATGGAAGTGGCCGGTGCAGCCGCCCTCGACCTCAAGCGCGTACACCTTGAGCTCGGAGGCAAGGCTCCTGCCATCGTGTTCAACGACGCGGACATTGCCAGCGCCGTGGAAGGCATCGTGGGCGCCGCCTTCTACAACGGCGGTCAGGACTGCACCGCTGCCACCCGCGTTCTCGTCCAAGAGGGCATCCATGACGAGTTCATGGCCGCTCTCGCCGCCCACGCGAAAGACAACGCACGCACGGGCGCACCGCGGGACGAGGGCATTCTCTACGGGGCCCTCTCCAGCGCTGACCAGCTCGGCCGGGTACAGGGCGTGATCGATCGCCTCCCCGACCACGCCACACTTGAGCTCGGCGGCCGGCGTCAGGGCACGCGCGGCTACTTTCACGAAGCCACGATTGTATCCAACCTGCTCCAGACCGACGAGGCCGTGCAGAACGAGATCTTCGGCCCGGTGATCACCGCGCAGAAGTTCACCGACGAGGCGCAGGCTCTCACCTGGGCGAACGATGTGCAGTACGGCCTCGCGTCATCCGTGTGGACCTCCAACCACGGCACGGCCATGCGCATGTCCAAGAACCTCGACTTCGGTTGCGTGTGGATCAATACCCACATCCCGCTCGTCGCCGAGATGCCGCACGGCGGCTTCAAACACTCCGGCTACGGCAAAGACCTGTCGATGTATGGCCTCGAGGACTACACCCGCATCAAGCACGTCATGAGCTACATCGGCTAG